A genomic window from Yarrowia lipolytica chromosome 1D, complete sequence includes:
- a CDS encoding uncharacterized protein (Compare to YALI0D04873g, similar to uniprot|P38929 Saccharomyces cerevisiae YGL006w PMC1 Ca2+-transporting P-type ATPase, similar to Saccharomyces cerevisiae PMC1 (YGL006W); ancestral locus Anc_4.117) gives MPDTTQDPPTHTDSTPQGTPGAIMNPQAPPVISIDTSIVDADEKHPPVLIEPTNSYSPTIKEETATPSTCNDSDFSTHAEEAQQHLNEDADGTLAGGYKWAPKQLSHLIDPKSVFVLAEMGGLEGLATDLNTNLQSGLSEEDAGARDARIEAYDRNILPEKKAKSLFYLMWMALQDKVLILLTVAAIISLALGLYETFGQPAEHDAQGRKLPKVDWVEGVAIMVAIIIVVVVGAGNDWQKELRFVKLNKKKEDRMIRVIRSGKTQEVPIADLLVGDLVLLEPGDMIPADGILVSGHNIKCDESSATGETDTMKKMSGFDAMTAYESRVDGLTRGKVDPFILSGSKVLEGIGTYVVTAVGPNSLFGKTLLSLNIEDEATPLQAKLNDIAEGIAKAGGLAALILFIVLFIRFCARLPGNKDTPAEKGNEFMDILITAITIIVVAVPEGLPLAVTLALAFATTRMLKDNNLVRELRACETMGNATTVCSDKTGTLTENRMTVTRGTIGVEEFAVEEITQFFETLPAEAREILFESIVFNTTAFETDQIADTDAERFVGSKTETALLNFAHLYMGLQNLANQRDAREIVQIVPFDSSRKCMAVILKMKGFYRMYIKGASEVLSAQSSMIYNNNVVSPITKEQRQDIDQKILHYGEQSLRGIALAYRDFECSSWPPKGMASSDDSSQAEFEPMFSDLTLFGLIGIMDPLREGVTKAVADCQSAGVIVRMVTGDNVNTAKAIARECGIYSEGGLVMEGPVFRRLADHEMKEMLPQLQVLARSSPEDKRILVKALKEMGETVAVTGDGTNDGPALKLADVGFSMGIAGTEVAKEASSIILMDDNFSSIVKAIMWGRTVNDAVKKFLQFQLTVNVTAVVLTFVSAVVNKHGKSVLTAVQLLWVNLIMDTLAALALATDPPSPDVLERKPDRKSQNLITVTMWKMIFGQAIFQLGVTFVLFFAGKYFWTVDTPRQQDELDATVFNTFVWMQFFNLFVNRRLDNKMNMFSGIHRNIFFILIVVIIGGFQVLIMFVGGAAFSIVHLNGGQWATSLICGVISLPAGMLLRLIPDAWISAMYPQFLHNWISKLWRIMRPKNKEIVEIHVPRDDGFQGSDYKWHSGIEEARVQLEFMRALRGGRMYQVPNLVPVKIRQMFQRSRANSVASLSKKEPSVSTTTASPTQTVFDESGRDRWTENDGHLAVPGAHYGGSGNGNNGNTSPTSPGGSSSRSSSRGSSIGALVMVPAIVGGAVAGWNPELKPPSN, from the exons ATGCCAGACACGACCCAAGACCCCCCGACACATACAGATAGTACGCCACAAGGTACTCCAGGTGCAATAATGAACCCCCAGGCGCCCCCCGTGATATCCATCGACACCAGT ATTGTCGATGCAGACGAAAAACACCCCCCGGTTCTGATCGAACCAACCAATTCATACTCCCCCAcgatcaaggaggaaacAGCCACACCCTCGACATGTAACGACTCGGATTTTTCGACACACgcagaagaagcacaaCAGCACCTCAATGAAGACGCAGACGGCACACTGGCCGGAGGATACAAATGGGCCCCCAAGCAGCTCAGCCACCTGATCGACCCCAAGTCGGTGTTTGTGCTGGCAGAGATGGGTGGTCTGGAGGGACTCGCCACTGATCTCAACACTAATCTTCAGTCGGGTCtgtccgaggaggacgcTGGTGCCCGAGACGCACGAATCGAAGCATACGACCGCAACATTCTTCCCGAAAAGAAGGCAAAGTCGCTCTTCTACCTCATGTGGATGGCGCTCCAAGATAAGGTGCTTATTCTGTTGACAGTTGCTGCCATCATCTCGCTGGCTCTGGGTCTGTATGAGACCTTTGGCCAGCCCGCCGAGCACGACGCCCAGGGTCGAAAGCTGCCCAAGGTCGACTGGGTCGAGGGAGTTGCAATCATGGTCGCCATTAtcattgtggttgtggttggagCAGGTAACGATTGGCAGAAGGAATTGCGGTTCGTCAAactcaacaaaaaaaaggaagaTCGAATGATTCGTGTAATTAGAAGTGGAAAGACCCAGGAAGTGCCCATCGCCGATCTTCTGGTAGGTGATCTGGTACTTCTGGAGCCTGGAGATATGATCCCAGCAGACGGTATCCTTGTTTCGGGCCACAACATCAAGTGCGATGAGTCCTCTGCTACCGGTGAGACCGACACCATGAAGAAAATGTCTGGTTTCGACGCCATGACTGCTTACGAGAGCCGGGTCGACGGACTTACTCGAGGCAAGGTTGATCCCTTCATTCTGTCTGGTTCTAAGGTGCTTGAGGGTATTGGTACCTATGTTGTTACTGCAGTTGGACCCAACTCTTTGTTTGGAAAGACCCTGCTCTCTCTCAACattgaggacgaggccaCTCCTCTGCAGGCAAagctcaacgacattgCCGAGGGCATCGCCAAGGCCGGTGGTCTTGCTGCTCTGATTCTGTTCATTGTTCTTTTCATCCGATTCTGCGCCCGTCTCCCCGGCAACAAGGACACCCCTGCCGAAAAGGGTAACGAGTTTATGGACATTTTGATTACCGCTATCACCATTATTGTCGTGGCTGTTCCTGAGGGTCTGCCCCTGGCTGTGACTCTCGCCCTGGCCTTTGCTACCACTCGAATGCTCAAGGACAATAACCTTGTGCGAGAGCTGCGAGCATGTGAGACTATGGGTAATGCCACCACAGTGTGTTCTGACAAGACCGGAACTCTGACTGAGAACCGAATGACTGTCACCCGAGGAACTATTGGAGTCGAGGAGTTTGCGGTAGAGGAAATCACCCAGTTCTTCGAGACTCTTCCTGCCGAGGCCCGAGAGATTCTCTTTGAGTCCATCGTGTTTAACACCACCGCGTTTGAGACCGACCAGATTGCCGACACTGACGCCGAACGGTTTGTGGGATCCAAGACCGAGACCGCTCTCCTCAACTTCGCTCACCTCTACATGGGTCTTCAAAACCTTGCCAACCAGCGAGACGCTCGTGAGATTGTACAGATTGTGCCCTTTGACTCGTCTCGAAAGTGCATGGCTGTGATTCTCAAGATGAAGGGCTTTTACCGAATGTATATCAAGGGAGCCTCCGAGGTTCTGTCTGCCCAGTCTTCAATGatctacaacaacaatgtcgTTTCTCCCATCACTAAAGAACAGCGACAGGACATTGACCAGAAGATTCTCCACTATGGCGAGCAGTCTCTTCGTGGCATTGCTCTTGCCTACCGAGACTTTGAGTGTTCTTCCTGGCCCCCTAAGGGCATGGCCTCTTCTGACGACTCTTCACAGGCCGAATTTGAACCTATGTTCTCCGACCTGACTCTCTTTGGTCTCATTGGTATCATGGATCCTCTTCGAGAGGGTGTCACCAAGGCTGTTGCCGACTGTCAGTCGGCCGGTGTCATTGTCCGAATGGTTACTGGAGATAACGTCAACActgccaaggccattgctCGAGAGTGTGGCATCTACTCTGAGGGCGGCCTGGTGATGGAAGGACCTGTCTTCCGACGACTTGCCGACCACGAGATGAAAGAGATGCTTCCCCAACTCCAGGTTCTTGCCCGATCTTCCCCTGAAGACAAGCGAATTCTCGTCAaagctctcaaggagatgggCGAGACCGTTGCTGTCACTGGTGATGGTACCAACGATGGTCCTGCCTTGAAGCTGGCCGACGTGGGTTTCTCCATGGGTATTGCAGGTACTGAggttgccaaggaggcttCGTCCATTATTCTGATGGACGAcaacttctcctccattgTCAAGGCTATCATGTGGGGCCGAACCGTCAACGACGCTGTGAAGAAGTTCCTGCAGTTCCAGTTGACCGTCAACGTTACTGCTGTCGTTCTGACCTTTGTTTCTGCCGTCGTCAACAAGCACGGAAAGTCTGTGCTGACAGCCGTTCAGCTTCTGTGGGTCAATCTGATTATGGACACTCTTGCCGCTCTTGCTTTGGCCACCgaccctccttctcctgacGTGCTGGAGCGAAAGCCCGACCGAAAGTCACAGAACCTCATCACCGTGACCATGTGGAAGATGATTTTCGGCCAGGCCATTTTCCAGCTGGGCGTTACCTTTGTGCTATTCTTCGCCGGCAAGTACTTCTGGACCGTGGATACTCCCAGACAGCAAGACGAGCTGGACGCCACCGTGTTCAACACCTTCGTGTGGATGCAGTTTTTTAACCTCTTTGTCAACCGACGACTCGATAACAAGATGAACATGTTCTCAGGTATTCACCGAAACATCTTCTTCATTCTCATTGTGGTCATCATTGGCGGTTTCCAGGTCCTCATCATGTTTGTCGGAGGTGCTGCCTTTTCCATTGTGCACCTCAACGGCGGCCAGTGGGCCACTTCCCTCATTTGTGGTGTTATTTCTCTCCCCGCCGGTATGCTTCTACGTCTAATTCCGGACGCCTGGATCTCCGCCATGTACCCCCAGTTCCTGCACAACTGGATCTCCAAGTTGTGGCGAATCATGCGAcccaagaacaaggagattgtcgagaTTCACGTTCCCCGGGACGATGGCTTCCAGGGATCCGACTACAAGTGGCACTCCGGTATTGAGGAGGCCCGTGTGCAGCTCGAGTTCATGCGAGCTCTGCGAGGAGGCCGAATGTACCAAGTACCCAACCTGGTGCCTGTCAAGATCCGACAAATGTTCCAGCGATCTAGAGCCAACTCAGTGGCTTCCctgtccaagaaggagcccTCAGTCAGTACGACCACCGCTAGCCCTACCCAGACCGTCTTTGATGAGTCTGGACGAGACCGATGGACCGAAAACGACGGTCACCTGGCAGTTCCCGGAGCCCACTACGGTGGATCTGGTAACGGCAACAATGGTAACACTTCCCCCACCTCTCCCGgaggttcttcttctcggtctTCATCTCGGGGCTCTTCCATTGGAGCCTTGGTCATGGTTCCCGCCATTGTGGGCGGAGCGGTTGCCGGATGGAACCCAGAGCTCAAGCCTCCCTCCAACtaa
- a CDS encoding uncharacterized protein (Compare to YALI0D04851g, similar to uniprot|Q08193 Saccharomyces cerevisiae YOL030w strongly similar to glycoprotein Gas1P) yields the protein MKFSTLSVAAALAASASAALDPVEVKGNAFFVGDKRFYIKGIDYQPGGSSKVVDPLADPKICNRDIKWFKDLGVNAVRIYTVDNSADHSECMKALDDAGIYLILDVNTPLISVNRAKPYESYNAAYLQHVFATIDTFKDYSNTLGFFAANEVINAKNNTNTAPVIKAVVRDMKEYIKNQAKRKIPVGYSAADVSENRYEMAQYFNCGPEEERIDMLGMNDYSWCGNSTYEESDYEAKVKAYGNYSIPIFLSEFGCNEIRHNAKGNPERPFTEIETLYSDKMTPVFSGGLVYEYSQESNDYGIVKIDGDSVSKFNGEFDIIKAAFAKANPQGDGGYKKDGKSSTCPARSNTWEGDGPIPGIVPRAKDYMKNGAGKPEGLSQQSTQEGDSHESGLDTIGNKDPKESDPDSNKSDSSSSGSSGSSSSASSSGSASGSASSASSTASGSSGSQNSAAANAPAAGVLAAAAIMAALL from the coding sequence ATGAAATTCTCCACTCTCTccgttgctgctgctctggccgcctctgcctctgctgctctcgaCCCCGTTGAGGTCAAGGGCAACGCCTTCTTCGTGGGCGACAAGCGATTCTACATCAAGGGTATCGACTACCAGCCCGGTGGATCTTCCAAGGTCGTTGACCCTCTGGCTGACCCCAAGATTTGCAACCGAGACATTAAGTGGTTCAAGGACCTCGGTGTCAACGCCGTGCGAATCTACACTGTTGACAACTCCGCTGACCACAGCGAGTGCATGAAGGCTCTCGACGATGCTGGCATCTACCTGATCCTCGACGTCAACACTCCCCTCATCTCCGTCAACCGAGCCAAGCCCTACGAGTCGTACAACGCCGCCTACCTGCAGCACGTGTTCGCTACCATCGACACCTTCAAGGACTACTCCAACACCCTTGGATTCTTTGCTGCCAACGAGGTCATCAACGCCAagaacaacaccaacaccgCCCCCGTCATCAAGGCCGTCGTCCGAGACATGAAGGAGTACATCAAGAACCAGGCCAAGCGAAAGATCCCCGTTGGATACTCCGCTGCTGACGTTTCTGAGAACCGATACGAGATGGCCCAATACTTCAACTGTGgccccgaggaggagcgaatTGACATGCTCGGTATGAACGATTACTCGTGGTGCGGAAACTCCACCTACGAGGAGTCCGACTacgaggccaaggtcaaggcctACGGCAACTACTCCATCCCCATTTTCCTGTCCGAGTTTGGCTGCAACGAGATCCGACACAACGCCAAGGGAAACCCCGAGCGGCCCTTCACTGAGATTGAGACCCTGTACTCCGACAAGATGACCCCCGTCTTCTCTGGTGGTCTGgtctacgagtactctCAGGAGTCCAACGATTACGGTATTGTCAAGATCGACGGCGACTCCGTCTCCAAGTTTAACGGCGAGTTCGACATCATCAAGGCTGCCTTTGCCAAGGCCAACCCCCAGGGTGACGGTGGATACAAGAAGGATGGCAAGTCCTCCACTTGTCCTGCTCGATCCAACACCTGGGAGGGTGATGGACCCATTCCCGGCATTGTTCCCCGAGCTAAGGACTACATGAAGAACGGTGCTGGCAAGCCCGAGGGTCTGTCTCAGCAGTCCACCCAGGAGGGTGACTCTCACGAGTCCGGTCTCGACACCATTGGCAACAAGGACCCCAAAGAGTCTGATCCTGACTCCAACAAGTCCgactcctcttcttccggCTCTTCCGGATCTTCCAGCTCTGCTTCCTCCTCCGGCTCTGCCTCTGGttctgcctcttctgcctcttccactgcctctggctcttctggcagCCAAAACTccgctgctgccaacgCCCCCGCTGCCGGCGttcttgctgctgccgccatCATGGCCGCTCTTTTGTAA
- a CDS encoding uncharacterized protein (Compare to YALI0D04829g, similar to Saccharomyces cerevisiae YIP1 (YGR172C); ancestral locus Anc_5.177, similar to uniprot|P53039 Saccharomyces cerevisiae YGR172c YIP1 Golgi membrane protein), with amino-acid sequence MNYYQGGYNSGQFYQSQFDSGADGQMGGSTGAADDGYGGYGGSAGMLSTGILAALGTSGYPGEPPLLEELGVNFGHIKTKTLTVLNPFRAISKHIMDDSDLAGPILFCLLFGTFLLLSGKVHFGYIYGVALVGSVSLHWILKLMASDVSIDFTRTASVLGYCLLPLVVISGLGVVMKLDGTLGAILSLVSVTWCTWSSSAIFVSVLRLSDMRALVAYPLALFYGVFSIMSVFAETSSA; translated from the coding sequence ATGAACTACTACCAAGGAGGGTACAATTCGGGCCAGTTTTACCAGTCGCAATTCGATAGTGGCGCTGACGGCCAGATGGGCGGATCCACGGGCGCTGCCGATGACGGATACGGAGGATACGGCGGATCTGCAGGAATGCTATCCACAGGCATTTTGGCAGCTCTGGGCACTTCTGGCTACCCGGGAGAGCCCCcgcttctggaggagctcggCGTCAACTTTGGACACATCAAAACCAAGACGTTGACGGTGCTGAACCCGTTCCGGGCGATTAGTAAGCATATTATGGACGACAGTGATCTGGCCGGCCCcattctcttctgtctgcTGTTTGGCACCTTTTTGCTGCTGTCCGGCAAGGTGCATTTCGGTTACATCTACGGTGTGGCCCTGGTCGGATCCGTGTCTCTGCACTGGATCCTCAAGTTGATGGCCTCCGACGTGTCCATCGACTTCACACGAACAGCCTCGGTGCTGGGCTACTGTCTGTTGCCACTGGTGGTGATTTCGGGTCTTGGAGTGGTAATGAAGCTGGATGGAACCCTGGGCGCCATTCTGTCTTTGGTTAGTGTCACATGGTGCACGTGGTCCAGTAGTGCAATCTTCGTGTCTGTTCTGCGGCTCTCGGATATGCGGGCTCTGGTCGCGTACCCACTGGCATTATTTTACGGAGTCTTTTCCATTATGTCTGTTTTCGCAGAGACTTCCTCGGCATAG
- a CDS encoding uncharacterized protein (Compare to YALI0D04895g, similar to Saccharomyces cerevisiae SEC72 (YLR292C); ancestral locus Anc_6.89, weakly similar to uniprot|P39742 Saccharomyces cerevisiae YLR292c SEC72 ER protein-translocation complex subunit), giving the protein MIYYSSDTHKLHLHHTTMTVPAPISYDESARKVSIAKDASLTPEYKKELQIELDKLNSFAKEMVACPGSIPPPPNEANRNLAIQVAKLRDSGAMQFKAGKPQEALTQINMALDMALKRPLYEATGAAIADVSEVLAYRCDINMVLGNWAAAYADAELLCLIKPQIPQNYLRKGKCLQTATKYLEAKQAYQSGLMYAAEDKILLGALSEVEAMLA; this is encoded by the coding sequence ATGATATATTACAGTAGCGACACGCATAAGTTACATCTTCACCACACCACAATGACCGTGCCTGCTCCTATCAGCTACGACGAATCCGCCCGAAAGGTATCCATCGCCAAGGACGCCTCGCTGACCCCcgagtacaagaaggagctgcagatcgagctcgacaagctcaactCCTTCGCCAAAGAGATGGTTGCATGCCCAGGATCgattcctcctcctcccaacGAGGCCAACCGAAACCTGGCCATCCAGGTCGCCAAGCTGCGGGACTCCGGCGCTATGCAGTTCAAGGCCGGCAAGCCCCAGGAGGCTCTGACCCAGATCAACATGGCTCTGGACATGGCTCTCAAGCGACCTCTGTACGAGGCCACTGGAGCTGCCATTGCCGATGTTTCTGAGGTGCTGGCTTACCGATGCGACATCAACATGGTGCTGGGTAACTGGGCCGCGGCCTACGCCGATGCTGAACTTCTGTGTCTCATCAAGCCCCAGATCCCCCAGAACTACCTCCGAAAGGGTAAGTGTCTGCAGACAGCCACAAAGTACCTGGAGGCCAAACAGGCATACCAAAGCGGTCTCATGTACGCCGCCGAGGACAAAATTTTGTTGGGTGCCCTCTCTGAGGTCGAGGCAATGCTGGCCTAA
- a CDS encoding uncharacterized protein (Compare to YALI0D04807g, similar to uniprot|O60070 Schizosaccharomyces pombe Ash2- trithorax family protein, similar to Saccharomyces cerevisiae BRE2 (YLR015W); ancestral locus Anc_5.236): protein MEDLPQKRRRKTKLDEDDSQVNIKTTYETDPTVLMRLRPPQPSVADFGPIKEPPKRTGPITEGEPIAAVTGTGTPVSGSMTMEEIPLNKRGFRYTTCLPNTQLDDIMYSVGESKPYSVCMSASDRSGMCHVDENTVTCDGGWRSARATACLREGKWYHEVKVGDSGHVSENGTPVPAGHVRLGYSRRESNLETPVGFDGYGYGLRDVNGDRVHVSRTKSFMSSGFKAGDVIGLLLNLPNRVEHDYTKLKRDRYPIKYKNQLFFEMLEYIPTKQMENWMNPKKGGVSAIATAGGADPVANHILDGQSSWEPAVLEGSSIEVYKNGEYMGTMFSELLDYRPPYSKFNASYYAGDADDGLLGYYPTVSCFKGGKVECVFDKNEFSAVHEDVKKGLETGEIKSVGERFDEMIAEDVVYDILDQVGFELLTGKL, encoded by the coding sequence ATGGAGGATCTGCCACAGAAACGACGCAGAAAGACGAAACTCGATGAAGATGACAGTCAAGTGAACATAAAAACCACATATGAAACCGATCCGACTGTGCTCATGCGCCTGAGACCGCCACAGCCGTCGGTAGCCGATTTCGGACCCATCAAAGAGCCACCAAAACGAACAGGCCCAATCACTGAAGGAGAGCCAATTGCCGCAGTTACAGGTACGGGGACGCCCGTATCGGGATCCATGACAATGGAGGAGATCCCATTGAACAAACGAGGGTTCCGGTACACGACATGCTTACCCAACACTCAGCTAGATGACATCATGTACTCTGTGGGCGAATCCAAGCCATATTCCGTGTGTATGAGCGCGTCTGACCGGTCGGGAATGTGTCACGTGGATGAGAACACCGTCACGTGCGACGGTGGATGGAGAAGCGCGCGTGCCACAGCGTGTTTGAGAGAGGGCAAGTGGTACCATGAAGTCAAGGTCGGAGACAGTGGCCACGTGAGTGAGAATGGCACACCTGTTCCTgctggtcacgtgcgaCTGGGATACAGTCGTCGGGAGTCCAACCTCGAGACTCCTGTGGGTTTCGATGGCTATGGATATGGACTCCGGGACGTGAATGGCGACCGTGTTCATGTGAGTCGAACCAAGTCGTTCATGTCCAGTGGGTTCAAGGCCGGCGACGTCATTGGGCTTCTGTTAAATCTCCCCAACCGTGTAGAGCATGATTATACCAAGCTGAAGCGAGATCGATACCCcatcaagtacaagaaccagCTCTTCTTCGAGATGCTTGAGTATATCCCCACGAAACAGATGGAAAACTGGATGaaccccaagaagggcgGTGTTTCTGCCATTGCcacagctggtggagctgatCCTGTGGCCAATCACATTCTGGACGGCCAGTCATCCTGGGAACCAGCAGTATTGGAGGGATCTAGCATTGAGGTGTACAAGAACGGCGAGTATATGGGCACCATGTTTTCGGAACTGCTTGATTATCGACCTCCTTACTCCAAGTTCAATGCTTCCTATTATGCAGGAGATGCTGATGACGGTCTGCTGGGCTACTATCCCACAGTCAGTTGTTTCAAGGGAGGCAAGGTGGAATGTGTGTTCGACAAGAACGAGTTTTCTGCCGTTCACGAAGATGTCAAGAAGGGCTTGGAAACTGGAGAGATCAAGTCTGTTGGCGAGCGGTTCGATGAGATGATCGCGGAGGATGTGGTGTACGATATCTTGGACCAGGTGGGATTCGAGTTGCTCACGGGTAAATTGTAG
- a CDS encoding uncharacterized protein (Compare to YALI0D04884g, gnl|GLV|YALI0D04884g [Yarrowia lipolytica] weakly similar to uniprot|Q9P5L7 Neurospora crassa B23L21.120 hypothetical protein), whose amino-acid sequence MGLPVTSKTGDEILANKGEGTQHDHGHKHHDPKTFEKKPDTTPNPAKPEEVATQEYLERMEEEYAKREGGA is encoded by the coding sequence atGGGTCTTCCTGTTACTTCCAAGACTGGTGACGAAATCCTTGCAAACAAGGGCGAGGGCACTCAGCATGACCATGGCCACAAGCATCACGATCCCAAGACcttcgagaagaagcctgACACCACCCCCAACCCCGCTaagcccgaggaggttgcTACTCAGGAGTACCTCGAGcgaatggaggaggagtacgCCAAGCGGGAGGGCGGTGCCTAA